The following coding sequences lie in one Pseudomonas sp. B33.4 genomic window:
- a CDS encoding DUF2970 domain-containing protein: MDDPVDNKPPTFWQMLHSVMAAAFGVQSGKNRARDFTHGKPSHFVILGILFTAVFALTLFAIVKLVLHFAGV, from the coding sequence ATGGACGATCCAGTCGACAACAAACCGCCGACCTTCTGGCAGATGCTGCACAGCGTGATGGCTGCAGCGTTCGGGGTGCAGAGCGGCAAGAACCGGGCAAGGGACTTCACCCATGGCAAGCCCAGCCATTTCGTCATCCTGGGCATTCTGTTCACGGCGGTATTTGCGTTGACGCTGTTTGCCATCGTCAAGCTGGTGCTGCATTTCGCCGGGGTCTGA
- a CDS encoding fatty acid cis/trans isomerase: MSYRVIGFVLLFLSWGAVAQEPATAPAISPSISYVRDIQPIFTEKCVACHACYDSACQLNLGSGEGAARGASKMPVYDGERTVAAPTTRLFYDAFGKRAWQQKDFYSVLDAQGSQAALMARMLELGHKTPLTPNAKLPEDIVLGLNRQNMCALPAEFEGYAGAHPKEGMPLAVTGLTDQQYQTLQRWLASGAPIDEQSLAPSAKEALQIVQWENLLNTPGARQSLVGRWLYEHLYLAHLYFKDGEPGHYFQWVRSRTPTGQPIDLIATRRPNDDPGTQVYYRLWPVQGVIVHKTHITYPLSTAKMARVKSLFYSGNWQVNALPGYGPQSRANPFATFEAIPAQARYQFMLDNAEYFVRTFIRGPVCRGQIATDVIRDNFWALFQAPEHDLYITDPNYRGQATPLLAMPGQNDDVGSVLSLWHNYRNKRNEYEALRRDSYADVPAPSWSTLWAGNDNALLSIFRHFDSASVTKGLIGEVPQTMWLFDYPLLERTYYQLAVNFDVFGNVSHQAQTRLYFDLIRNGAEQNFLRLMPADSREDYLDDWYQSSGQFKMWLDYEAIDDDKPTALKLDEKNPKYDFAMQLLARYGDLNARPDPINRCDGAYCSRPNIDPALQNAEQALSRLTSRPAAGLKVIDQLPEATMLRIETASGTREVYSLLRNRAHSNVAFLLGESLRYQPGLDTLTIYPGVLSSYPNFIFNVPADQVPAFVDAMENAKDANRFEKIVERWGIRRSHPQFWLYFHDLSQYIHETDPVEEGVLDMNRYENL; the protein is encoded by the coding sequence ATGTCTTACCGCGTCATTGGTTTTGTGTTGCTGTTTCTCAGCTGGGGCGCCGTGGCGCAAGAGCCAGCGACTGCACCGGCCATTTCTCCTTCGATTTCGTACGTCCGCGACATCCAGCCAATTTTCACCGAGAAGTGCGTGGCCTGCCATGCGTGCTACGACTCCGCTTGTCAGTTGAATCTGGGCAGTGGCGAGGGCGCGGCCCGTGGTGCGAGCAAAATGCCGGTGTATGACGGCGAGCGCACCGTCGCGGCGCCGACCACCCGATTGTTTTACGACGCCTTCGGCAAACGCGCCTGGCAGCAGAAAGACTTCTATTCGGTGCTTGATGCGCAGGGCAGTCAGGCCGCGCTGATGGCGCGCATGCTGGAGCTGGGCCACAAAACCCCGCTGACGCCGAACGCCAAACTGCCGGAAGACATCGTGCTGGGCCTGAACCGCCAGAATATGTGCGCGCTGCCTGCCGAGTTCGAAGGCTATGCCGGTGCCCATCCTAAAGAAGGCATGCCGCTGGCGGTGACCGGGCTGACCGATCAGCAGTATCAGACGTTGCAGCGCTGGCTGGCGTCAGGTGCGCCGATTGACGAGCAAAGCCTGGCGCCGAGCGCGAAAGAGGCGCTGCAAATCGTCCAGTGGGAAAATCTGCTCAATACTCCAGGCGCCCGGCAGAGTCTGGTCGGCCGCTGGCTGTACGAGCACTTGTACCTCGCACACCTCTATTTCAAGGATGGCGAGCCGGGGCATTACTTCCAGTGGGTGCGTTCGCGCACACCGACTGGCCAGCCGATCGACCTGATCGCCACCCGTCGTCCCAACGATGATCCGGGCACCCAGGTGTATTACCGCTTGTGGCCGGTGCAGGGCGTGATTGTGCATAAAACCCACATCACCTATCCGCTCAGCACGGCGAAGATGGCGCGGGTCAAGAGCCTGTTCTACAGCGGCAACTGGCAGGTCAATGCGTTGCCCGGTTACGGCCCGCAGAGCCGCGCCAATCCGTTTGCTACCTTCGAGGCGATTCCGGCGCAGGCGCGTTATCAGTTCATGCTGGATAACGCCGAATATTTCGTCCGTACCTTTATTCGCGGCCCGGTGTGCCGTGGGCAAATCGCGACCGACGTGATCCGCGACAACTTCTGGGCACTGTTCCAGGCGCCGGAACACGACCTCTATATCACCGATCCGAACTATCGCGGCCAGGCCACGCCGTTGCTGGCCATGCCCGGGCAGAACGACGATGTCGGCAGTGTTTTGAGTCTGTGGCATAACTACCGCAACAAGCGTAACGAGTACGAAGCTTTGCGCCGCGACAGCTACGCCGATGTGCCCGCACCGAGCTGGTCGACCCTGTGGGCCGGCAATGACAACGCGTTGCTGAGTATTTTCCGTCACTTCGACAGCGCTTCGGTGACCAAAGGCCTGATTGGCGAGGTGCCGCAGACGATGTGGCTGTTCGACTATCCGCTGCTCGAACGCACCTATTACCAATTGGCAGTCAACTTCGATGTGTTCGGCAACGTCTCGCATCAGGCGCAAACCCGTCTGTATTTCGACCTGATCCGCAACGGTGCCGAGCAGAACTTCCTGCGCCTGATGCCGGCCGATTCCCGTGAGGATTACCTCGACGATTGGTATCAGAGCAGCGGCCAGTTCAAGATGTGGCTCGATTACGAGGCGATTGACGACGATAAGCCGACTGCGCTGAAACTCGACGAAAAAAACCCGAAATACGACTTCGCCATGCAATTGCTCGCGCGTTACGGCGATCTCAATGCGCGGCCCGATCCGATCAACCGTTGCGACGGCGCTTATTGCTCGCGGCCGAATATCGACCCCGCGCTGCAAAATGCCGAACAGGCGTTGAGTCGCCTCACTTCACGCCCGGCGGCCGGTTTGAAGGTGATCGACCAGTTGCCGGAAGCGACGATGCTGCGCATTGAAACCGCCAGCGGTACGCGCGAGGTCTACAGCCTGTTGCGCAACCGCGCGCACAGCAACGTGGCGTTCCTGCTCGGTGAGTCGCTGCGCTACCAGCCGGGGCTCGACACCCTCACGATTTATCCGGGCGTGCTCAGCAGTTATCCGAACTTCATCTTCAACGTCCCGGCTGATCAGGTGCCGGCGTTTGTCGATGCAATGGAAAATGCCAAAGATGCCAACCGTTTCGAGAAAATCGTCGAACGCTGGGGAATCCGCCGCAGTCATCCGCAATTCTGGTTGTATTTCCATGATCTGAGCCAGTACATCCACGAAACCGATCCGGTGGAAGAGGGTGTGCTGGACATGAACCGCTACGAGAATCTTTGA
- a CDS encoding nitrite/sulfite reductase codes for MYVYDEYDQRIIEDRVKQFRDQTRRYLAGELSEEEFRPLRLQNGLYIQRFAPMLRVAVPYGQLTSRQMRMMAKIARDYDKGYAHISTRQNVQFNWPAVEDIPDILAELATVQMHAIQTSGNCLRNVTTDQFAGVAADEVIDPRPWCEIVRQWTTFHPEFAYLPRKFKIAVNGSTADRAAIEVHDIGLEPVHNAAGELGFRVLVGGGLGRTPVVGAFINEFLPWQDLLSYLDAILRVYNRYGRRDNKYKARIKILVKALTPEVFAQKVDAEMEHLRGGQTTLTDAELQRVAKHFVDPDYKALENQTAQLTDLDKEHPGFARWRTRNTLAHKKPGYVAVTLSLKPTGVAPGDITDKQLDAVADLADRYSFGQLRTSHEQNIILADVEQSQLFTLWGELREGGFATPNIGLLTDIICCPGGDFCSLANAKSIPIAESIQRRFDDLDYLFDIGELDLNISGCMNACGHHHVGHIGILGVDKKGEEFYQVSLGGSASRDASLGKILGPSFAQEAMPDVISKLIDVYVEQRTEDERFIDTYQRIGIDLFKERVYAANH; via the coding sequence ATGTACGTATACGACGAGTACGATCAGCGGATCATCGAGGACCGCGTCAAGCAGTTCCGTGATCAGACCCGACGCTATCTGGCAGGTGAGCTGAGCGAAGAAGAATTCCGCCCCCTGCGCCTGCAAAATGGCCTCTACATCCAGCGCTTCGCGCCGATGTTGCGGGTGGCGGTGCCTTACGGCCAACTGACTTCGCGTCAGATGCGCATGATGGCCAAGATTGCCCGCGACTACGACAAGGGCTACGCCCACATCAGTACGCGGCAGAACGTGCAGTTCAACTGGCCGGCGGTGGAAGACATCCCGGACATCCTGGCGGAACTGGCCACCGTGCAGATGCACGCGATCCAGACCAGCGGCAACTGCCTGCGCAACGTCACCACCGACCAGTTCGCCGGTGTTGCCGCCGACGAAGTGATCGATCCGCGCCCATGGTGCGAGATCGTCCGTCAGTGGACTACGTTCCACCCGGAATTCGCCTACCTGCCGCGTAAATTCAAAATCGCCGTCAACGGTTCGACCGCTGACCGCGCCGCCATTGAAGTCCACGACATTGGCCTTGAGCCGGTGCACAACGCCGCTGGCGAACTGGGCTTCCGCGTACTGGTCGGCGGTGGCCTCGGTCGTACGCCGGTGGTTGGCGCGTTCATCAACGAGTTCCTGCCGTGGCAGGACCTGTTGAGCTACCTCGACGCTATCCTGCGGGTCTACAACCGCTATGGCCGTCGCGACAACAAATACAAGGCGCGGATCAAGATCCTCGTCAAAGCCCTCACGCCAGAAGTGTTCGCACAGAAAGTCGATGCGGAAATGGAACACCTGCGCGGTGGCCAGACCACATTGACCGACGCCGAATTGCAACGTGTGGCCAAACACTTCGTCGATCCGGACTACAAGGCGCTGGAAAACCAGACCGCGCAACTGACCGATCTCGACAAAGAGCATCCAGGCTTTGCCCGCTGGCGCACCCGCAACACCCTGGCGCACAAGAAGCCGGGTTATGTCGCCGTGACCCTGTCGCTGAAACCGACCGGTGTGGCGCCGGGCGACATCACCGACAAGCAGCTCGATGCTGTCGCCGATCTGGCCGACCGCTACAGCTTCGGTCAACTGCGCACCTCGCACGAGCAGAACATCATTCTGGCCGACGTCGAGCAAAGCCAACTGTTCACCCTGTGGGGCGAACTGCGTGAAGGCGGTTTCGCCACGCCGAACATCGGCCTGCTGACCGACATCATCTGCTGCCCGGGCGGCGATTTCTGCTCGCTGGCCAACGCCAAGTCGATCCCGATTGCCGAATCGATCCAGCGCCGTTTCGACGACCTGGACTACCTGTTCGACATCGGCGAGCTGGACCTGAACATTTCCGGTTGCATGAACGCCTGCGGTCACCACCACGTCGGCCACATCGGCATCCTCGGCGTCGACAAGAAAGGCGAAGAGTTCTACCAGGTCTCCCTCGGCGGCAGCGCCAGCCGTGATGCGAGCCTGGGCAAGATCCTCGGCCCGTCCTTCGCTCAGGAAGCCATGCCTGACGTGATCTCGAAGCTGATCGACGTGTACGTTGAACAACGTACCGAAGACGAGCGCTTCATCGACACCTATCAGCGTATTGGCATCGACCTCTTCAAGGAACGCGTCTATGCAGCGAATCATTAA
- a CDS encoding ABC transporter substrate-binding protein, translating to MFKLFHISLLLFGALFQTSARAESVLFLNPGSTQEAFWVSYSQFMQAAARDLGIDLQILYSQRQPELTLAQARLALQGPNRPEYLIFVNEQYVAPQILRLAENSGVKLFMVNAVLTPDQQALVGERDDRIGSLVPNDEEGGYLMMKELIRLHPSATGTEPIEVLAFSGLKITPSAQLREHGMQRALAEHPRLRLRQLVYSGWTQERAYEQAKQLFARYPKVSLVWSANDEMAFGAMRAYAETGKIPGKDALFSAVNTSPAALQALVDGRLSALVGGHFTLGGWALVELHDVAQGVELDRYGGRDRQIPLLQLIDKQHARQMLAMGKSPNYGVDFRKLSAKGQPDSYRYPFSLQTLMR from the coding sequence ATGTTCAAGCTCTTCCACATCAGTCTTCTGTTGTTCGGCGCGCTGTTCCAGACCAGCGCGCGGGCCGAGTCTGTGCTGTTTCTGAATCCGGGCTCGACGCAGGAAGCGTTCTGGGTCAGTTATTCGCAATTCATGCAGGCGGCCGCCCGGGATCTGGGTATCGATCTGCAGATCCTTTATTCCCAGCGCCAGCCCGAACTGACCCTGGCGCAGGCACGCCTCGCGTTGCAGGGGCCGAATCGCCCCGAGTATCTGATATTCGTCAATGAACAATACGTCGCCCCGCAGATCCTGCGTCTGGCCGAGAACAGCGGCGTGAAGCTCTTCATGGTCAACGCCGTGCTGACACCTGACCAACAGGCGCTGGTCGGCGAGCGTGACGATCGCATCGGCAGTCTGGTGCCGAACGACGAGGAGGGCGGCTACTTGATGATGAAAGAGCTGATCCGCCTGCATCCGTCTGCGACAGGCACCGAGCCGATTGAAGTGTTGGCGTTCTCCGGGCTGAAAATCACTCCCTCGGCGCAACTGCGCGAGCACGGCATGCAGCGGGCGCTGGCGGAGCATCCACGGCTGCGCTTGCGGCAACTGGTTTACAGCGGCTGGACGCAAGAGCGCGCCTATGAACAGGCGAAACAGCTGTTCGCCCGTTACCCGAAGGTTTCACTGGTGTGGTCGGCCAACGATGAAATGGCTTTCGGAGCGATGCGTGCGTATGCCGAGACGGGCAAAATCCCCGGCAAAGATGCGTTGTTCAGCGCGGTCAATACCTCGCCGGCTGCCTTGCAGGCGTTGGTTGACGGGCGTCTGAGCGCACTGGTCGGTGGACACTTTACCCTGGGCGGCTGGGCGCTGGTCGAATTGCATGACGTTGCGCAAGGCGTCGAACTGGATCGCTACGGCGGCCGTGACCGGCAGATTCCCTTGTTGCAATTGATCGACAAACAGCACGCCCGACAAATGCTGGCCATGGGCAAATCGCCGAACTACGGCGTGGATTTCCGCAAGCTCTCAGCCAAGGGGCAGCCGGATTCCTACCGCTACCCGTTCAGCTTGCAGACGCTGATGCGCTGA
- a CDS encoding acyltransferase, translating into MLISVQALRALAAWAVVCHHFMQIFFDFKARGPIGQLFIDKGAVGVDIFFVISGLVIFLSTENKPLLPARFLLYRLFRIVPAYWLYTLLMALLVVFAQPLLPDQTVDWSHLLLSLLFIPTENPGGYGIYPTLNVGWTLNYEILFYVLFAWALLFRLQVRLLVVAALLFAVCQAWTGFGWVSAFYRSDIVYEFLLGIGIGMLYRRGWIGPGLWLPLTAIGAALLAIYHLAPAPRLLNWGVPSAVLVMACISLERYVERSRVLKLLGDCSYSVYLMHVLVLSVGGFIARRYVVNPYLMFVVCALAIGVGSWLSYEWVEKRSYRWLKAHIDDEPDENLSRQKY; encoded by the coding sequence ATGTTGATTTCAGTGCAAGCCCTGCGTGCGCTTGCCGCGTGGGCGGTGGTCTGCCACCACTTCATGCAGATTTTCTTCGACTTCAAGGCGCGCGGGCCGATTGGCCAACTGTTCATCGACAAAGGCGCGGTGGGCGTCGATATTTTCTTTGTCATCAGCGGTCTGGTGATTTTCCTCTCGACCGAAAACAAACCGCTGCTGCCCGCGCGCTTTCTGCTGTACCGCCTGTTTCGCATCGTCCCGGCGTACTGGCTGTACACGCTGTTGATGGCGCTGCTGGTGGTGTTCGCCCAGCCGTTGCTGCCGGATCAAACGGTGGACTGGAGCCATTTGCTGCTGTCGCTGCTGTTCATTCCGACTGAAAATCCCGGCGGCTATGGCATCTATCCGACATTGAATGTCGGCTGGACGCTGAATTACGAAATACTCTTCTACGTGCTGTTTGCCTGGGCGCTGCTGTTTCGCTTGCAGGTGCGCCTGTTGGTGGTTGCCGCGCTGCTGTTTGCCGTGTGTCAGGCCTGGACCGGGTTTGGCTGGGTCAGCGCATTTTATCGGTCGGACATCGTCTATGAGTTTCTGCTGGGGATCGGCATTGGCATGCTCTATCGCCGGGGCTGGATCGGCCCCGGTTTGTGGCTGCCGCTGACCGCCATCGGCGCGGCGTTACTGGCGATTTATCACCTGGCACCGGCGCCGAGGCTGCTCAACTGGGGCGTGCCGAGTGCGGTGCTGGTGATGGCGTGTATCTCGCTTGAGCGTTATGTCGAGCGCAGCCGTGTGCTCAAACTGCTCGGCGATTGCTCGTATTCGGTGTACTTGATGCACGTTCTGGTGCTGTCGGTGGGTGGATTTATCGCGCGGCGCTACGTTGTCAACCCGTATCTGATGTTTGTCGTGTGCGCGCTGGCGATCGGCGTTGGCTCCTGGTTGAGCTACGAATGGGTGGAAAAACGCAGCTATCGCTGGCTCAAGGCTCATATTGATGACGAGCCTGACGAGAATCTTTCCCGACAAAAATACTAG
- the metH gene encoding methionine synthase, protein MSDRSVRLQALKQALKERILILDGGMGTMIQSYKLEEQDYRGKRFADWPSDVKGNNDLLVITRPDVIGGIEKAYLDAGADILETNTFNATRISMADYGMEELAYELNVEGARLARKIADAKTAENPEKPRFVAGVLGPTSRTCSLSPDVNNPGYRNVTFDELVENYTEATKGLIEGGADLILIETIFDTLNAKAAIFAVQGVFEELHIELPIMISGTITDASGRTLSGQTTEAFWNSVAHAKPISVGLNCALGASELRPYLEELSNKASTHVSAHPNAGLPNEFGEYDELPSETAKVIEEFAQSGFLNIVGGCCGTTPGHIEAIAKAVAGYAPREIPDIPKACRLSGLEPFTIDRSSLFVNVGERTNITGSAKFARLIREDNYTEALEVALQQVEAGAQVIDINMDEGMLDSKKAMVTFLNLIAGEPDISRVPIMIDSSKWEVIEAGLKCIQGKGIVNSISMKEGVEQFIHHAKLCKRYGAAVVVMAFDEAGQADTEARKKEICKRSYDILVNEVGFPPEDIIFDPNIFAVATGIEEHNNYAVDFINACAYIRDELPYALTSGGVSNVSFSFRGNNPVREAIHSVFLLYAIRAGLTMGIVNAGQLEIYDQIPQELRDAVEDVILNRTPEGTDALLAIADKYKGDGSVKEAETEEWRSWEVNKRLEHALVKGITTHIVEDTEESRQSFARPIEVIEGPLMSGMNIVGDLFGAGKMFLPQVVKSARVMKQAVAHLIPFIELEKGDKPEAKGKILMATVKGDVHDIGKNIVGVVLGCNGYDIVDLGVMVPAEKILQVAKEQKCDIIGLSGLITPSLDEMVHVAREMQRQDFHLPLMIGGATTSKAHTAVKIEPKYSNDAVVYVTDASRAVGVATQLLSKELKAGFVERTRLEYVDVRERTSNRSARTERLSYAAAIAKKPQFDWAAYEPVKPTFTGSKVLDNIDLKVLAEYIDWTPFFISWDLAGKFPRILEDEVVGEAATALYKDAQEMLAKLIDEKLISARAVFGFWPANQVHDDDIELYGDDGQPMAKLHHLRQQIIKTDGKPNFSLADFVAPKDSEVTDYVGGFITTAGIGAEEVAKAYQDAGDDYNSIMVKALADRLAEACAEWLHQQVRKEHWGYAKDETLDNDALIKEQYSGIRPAPGYPACPDHTEKAALFALLDPEAEEMRAGRSGVFLTEHYAMFPAAAVSGWYFAHPQAQYFAVGKIDKDQVASYTSRKAQELSVTERWLAPNLGYDN, encoded by the coding sequence ATGTCCGATCGCAGCGTCCGCCTTCAAGCTCTCAAGCAAGCTCTCAAAGAGCGCATCCTGATACTCGACGGCGGCATGGGCACGATGATCCAGAGCTACAAGCTCGAAGAACAGGATTATCGCGGCAAGCGCTTCGCGGACTGGCCGAGTGACGTCAAGGGCAACAACGACCTGCTGGTGATCACCCGTCCGGACGTGATCGGCGGCATCGAGAAAGCCTATCTGGATGCCGGCGCCGACATCCTCGAAACCAACACCTTCAACGCCACGCGCATTTCCATGGCCGACTACGGCATGGAAGAACTGGCCTACGAGTTAAACGTAGAAGGCGCACGACTGGCGCGCAAGATCGCCGACGCCAAGACTGCCGAAAACCCGGAAAAGCCGCGTTTTGTTGCCGGCGTACTCGGCCCGACCAGCCGCACCTGCTCGCTGTCGCCAGACGTCAACAACCCGGGCTATCGCAACGTCACCTTTGATGAGCTGGTGGAAAACTACACCGAAGCCACCAAAGGTCTGATCGAGGGCGGCGCCGACCTGATCCTGATCGAAACCATTTTCGACACCCTCAACGCCAAAGCGGCGATCTTCGCTGTGCAGGGCGTGTTCGAAGAGCTGCACATCGAACTGCCGATCATGATTTCCGGGACCATCACCGACGCCTCCGGCCGTACCCTGTCGGGCCAGACCACCGAAGCGTTCTGGAACTCGGTGGCACACGCCAAGCCAATCTCGGTCGGCCTCAACTGCGCGCTCGGCGCCAGCGAATTGCGTCCGTACCTGGAAGAGCTGTCGAACAAGGCCAGCACCCACGTTTCCGCGCACCCGAACGCCGGCCTGCCGAACGAATTCGGCGAGTACGACGAACTGCCGTCGGAAACCGCCAAGGTCATCGAAGAATTCGCCCAGAGCGGCTTCCTCAACATCGTCGGCGGTTGCTGCGGCACCACGCCGGGCCACATCGAAGCCATCGCCAAAGCTGTTGCCGGTTACGCACCGCGTGAAATCCCGGACATTCCCAAGGCCTGCCGCCTCTCGGGTCTGGAGCCGTTCACCATCGATCGCAGCTCGCTGTTCGTCAACGTCGGCGAGCGCACCAACATCACCGGTTCCGCCAAGTTCGCCCGTCTGATCCGTGAAGACAATTACACCGAAGCGCTGGAAGTCGCCCTGCAACAAGTCGAGGCCGGCGCTCAGGTGATCGACATCAACATGGACGAAGGCATGCTCGATTCGAAGAAGGCCATGGTGACCTTCCTCAATCTGATCGCCGGTGAACCGGACATCTCGCGCGTGCCGATCATGATCGACTCGTCGAAATGGGAAGTCATCGAAGCCGGCCTCAAGTGCATTCAGGGCAAGGGCATCGTCAACTCGATCAGCATGAAAGAAGGCGTCGAGCAGTTCATCCATCACGCCAAACTGTGCAAGCGCTACGGCGCGGCGGTAGTGGTGATGGCGTTCGACGAAGCCGGCCAGGCCGACACCGAAGCGCGCAAGAAAGAAATCTGCAAACGCTCCTACGACATTCTGGTCAACGAAGTCGGCTTCCCGCCGGAAGACATCATCTTCGACCCGAACATCTTCGCCGTCGCCACCGGTATCGAAGAACACAACAACTATGCTGTGGACTTCATCAACGCCTGTGCCTACATCCGCGATGAACTGCCGTATGCGCTGACCTCGGGCGGCGTGTCCAACGTGTCGTTCTCGTTCCGTGGCAACAACCCGGTGCGCGAGGCGATCCACTCGGTGTTCTTGCTGTACGCGATCCGCGCCGGCCTGACCATGGGCATCGTCAACGCCGGTCAGCTGGAGATCTACGACCAGATCCCGCAAGAGCTGCGCGACGCCGTTGAAGACGTGATCCTCAACCGTACACCGGAAGGCACCGACGCCCTCCTCGCCATCGCCGACAAGTACAAGGGCGATGGCAGCGTCAAGGAAGCCGAGACCGAAGAGTGGCGCAGCTGGGAGGTCAACAAGCGTCTGGAACATGCTTTGGTCAAGGGCATCACCACGCACATCGTTGAAGACACCGAAGAATCGCGTCAGTCGTTCGCCCGCCCGATCGAAGTGATCGAAGGCCCGCTGATGTCCGGCATGAACATCGTCGGTGACCTGTTCGGCGCCGGCAAAATGTTCCTGCCGCAAGTGGTGAAATCTGCCCGTGTGATGAAGCAGGCCGTGGCCCACTTGATCCCGTTCATTGAACTGGAAAAAGGCGACAAGCCAGAAGCCAAGGGCAAGATCCTCATGGCTACGGTAAAAGGCGACGTGCACGACATCGGCAAGAATATTGTTGGCGTAGTGCTCGGTTGCAACGGCTACGACATCGTCGACCTCGGCGTGATGGTCCCGGCAGAGAAGATCCTGCAGGTGGCCAAAGAGCAGAAGTGCGACATCATTGGCCTGTCTGGTCTGATCACGCCGTCGCTGGATGAAATGGTTCACGTCGCTCGCGAGATGCAGCGTCAGGACTTCCACCTGCCACTGATGATCGGTGGCGCGACCACCTCCAAAGCGCACACGGCAGTGAAGATCGAGCCGAAGTACAGCAACGATGCCGTGGTTTACGTGACCGATGCCTCCCGTGCGGTCGGTGTAGCAACCCAGTTGCTGTCGAAGGAATTGAAGGCCGGTTTCGTCGAGAGAACGCGTCTGGAATACGTCGATGTGCGCGAACGCACTTCGAACCGCAGCGCCCGTACCGAGCGCCTGAGCTACGCCGCCGCCATTGCCAAGAAGCCGCAGTTCGACTGGGCGGCTTATGAGCCGGTCAAACCGACGTTTACCGGCAGCAAGGTGCTGGACAATATCGATCTCAAGGTGCTGGCCGAATACATCGACTGGACGCCGTTCTTCATCTCTTGGGATCTGGCCGGCAAGTTCCCGCGCATCCTCGAAGACGAAGTGGTCGGTGAAGCCGCCACCGCGTTGTACAAGGACGCGCAGGAGATGCTCGCCAAACTGATCGACGAGAAGCTGATCAGCGCCCGTGCGGTGTTCGGTTTCTGGCCGGCCAATCAGGTGCATGACGACGACATCGAGCTGTACGGCGATGACGGCCAGCCAATGGCCAAGCTGCATCACCTGCGTCAGCAGATCATCAAGACCGACGGCAAGCCGAATTTCTCGCTGGCCGACTTCGTGGCGCCAAAAGACAGCGAAGTGACCGACTACGTCGGAGGTTTCATCACCACCGCCGGCATCGGCGCCGAAGAAGTCGCCAAGGCCTATCAGGACGCCGGCGACGACTACAACTCGATCATGGTCAAAGCCCTCGCCGACCGTTTGGCCGAGGCTTGCGCCGAATGGCTGCACCAGCAAGTGCGTAAAGAGCACTGGGGTTATGCCAAGGACGAAACCCTCGACAACGACGCGCTGATCAAAGAGCAATACAGCGGCATCCGCCCTGCCCCGGGTTACCCGGCGTGCCCGGATCATACCGAGAAGGCGGCGTTGTTTGCCCTGCTCGACCCGGAGGCTGAAGAAATGCGTGCCGGCCGTAGCGGCGTGTTCCTCACCGAGCACTACGCGATGTTCCCGGCCGCCGCCGTCAGCGGCTGGTACTTCGCCCATCCGCAGGCGCAGTACTTTGCCGTGGGCAAGATCGACAAGGATCAGGTCGCCAGCTACACCTCGCGCAAGGCCCAGGAACTGAGCGTGACCGAGCGCTGGCTGGCGCCGAACCTCGGCTACGACAACTAA
- a CDS encoding DUF934 domain-containing protein, with the protein MQRIIKNNEVVDETWHLLPKDFNIDEISNCDDLIVPLQLWREHSRMLKARDGGLGVWLDADEEAEEIGEDVAEFQVIALNFPAFTDGRNYSNARLLRDRYGFKGELRAIGDVLRDQLFYMHRCGFDAFAVRPDKDPYEALEGLKDFSVTYQAATDEPLPLFRRR; encoded by the coding sequence ATGCAGCGAATCATTAAGAACAACGAGGTCGTCGACGAAACCTGGCACTTGCTGCCCAAGGATTTCAATATCGACGAGATCAGCAACTGCGACGACCTGATCGTGCCGTTGCAACTGTGGCGCGAACACAGCCGCATGCTCAAGGCCCGCGATGGCGGTCTGGGTGTGTGGCTGGACGCCGACGAAGAAGCCGAGGAAATCGGTGAAGACGTCGCCGAGTTTCAGGTGATTGCCCTGAATTTCCCGGCGTTCACCGACGGCCGCAACTACTCCAACGCCCGTCTGCTGCGTGACCGTTACGGTTTCAAAGGCGAACTGCGGGCGATTGGCGACGTGCTGCGCGATCAGCTGTTCTACATGCACCGCTGTGGCTTTGATGCCTTTGCCGTGCGCCCGGATAAAGACCCGTACGAAGCCCTTGAAGGTCTCAAGGACTTCTCGGTGACCTATCAGGCCGCCACTGACGAACCGCTGCCGCTGTTCCGTCGCCGCTGA